A DNA window from Undibacterium sp. YM2 contains the following coding sequences:
- a CDS encoding FAD/FMN-binding oxidoreductase, translating into MNAPAQIQALLADAPQGATPTRVREIPYNYTSFSDREIVIRLLGEDAWQLLDQLRGKRQTGRSARMLYEVLGDIWVVQRNPYLQDDMLDNPKRRQDLIDALNHRLAEVEKRRLSTANDDDAERSNSVETLVQAARKAVAAFSKEFRDTYDLRKKANRLLARFTAKDNIKFDGLSRVSHVTDATDWRVEYPFVVLTPDTEDEMAGLVKSCIELGLTIIPRGGGTGYTGGAIPLTPLSAVINTEKLEQLGAVEMTRLPGVDRDYAVIYSGAGVVTKRVSDAAEKAGFVFAVDPTSAEASCIGGNVAMNAGGKKAVLWGTALDNLASWRMVDPNGDWLEVTRLEHNLGKIHDVEVAKFKLEWTHPGEKQPFKTEQLDIKGRVFRKEGLGKDVTDKFLAGLPGVQKEGCDGLITSARWILHKMPKFARTVCLEFFGQARDAIPSIVEIKDYLDNETRKGGAILAGLEHLDERYLRAVGYTTKSKRGVLPKMALFGDIVGDDENAVAQAASEVIRIANTRVGEGFVAVSPEARKKFWLDRAKTAAISKHTNAFKINEDVVIPLNRMGEYTDGIERINIELSIQNKLALLDSLKGFFAKPNLPLGKSEDAAGDDIPASELLEDRVNEANALLQAAEARWTYLLNNLDKPLSAAKAELLELGLDKLEFVFDERLKAQPDVTVFSIVQDRTVRVSWKTEIRAQLRQIFSGSAFKLILDECVAVHKKVLRSRVFVALHMHAGDGNVHTNLPVNSDDYEMLQVAHHAVARIMVLARSLNGVISGEHGIGITKLEFLTEDEIKDFRSYKLRIDPEGRFNKGKLLNLPDFAADLRNAYTPSFGLMGHESLIMQQSDIGAIANSVKDCLRCGKCKPVCATHVPRANLLYSPRNKILATSLLVEAFLYEEQTRRGISIKHWEEFEDVADHCTVCHKCVTPCPVDIDFGDVSMNMRNLLRKMDKKSFNPGTASAMFFLNAKDPATIKAARQVIFGWGVAAQRLGNTVLKKLAKKQTKAPPASLGKPVIREQVIHFINKKMPGNLPKKTARALLDIEDDKMVPIIRNPQTTTADTEAVFYFPGCGSERLFSQVGLATQAMLWNVGVQTVLPPGYLCCGYPQRSAGQFDKAEKMITDNRVLFHRMANTLNYLDIKTVVVSCGTCYDQIQGYEFDKIFPGCRIIDIHEFLLEKDVKLAAVNGTRYMYHDPCHTPMKLQDPLKTVNALITTVDEVKIEKNDRCCGEAGTLAVSRPDISTQIRFRKEEEMNKGADKLRADGFTGDVKILTSCPACLQGLTRYDEDSGTTADYIVVEMAKHILGPNWMPEYVAKANNGGIERVLV; encoded by the coding sequence ATGAATGCTCCAGCCCAGATCCAGGCCTTGCTCGCAGATGCACCCCAAGGCGCCACACCGACCCGCGTGCGGGAAATTCCGTATAACTACACCTCGTTTTCTGATCGCGAGATTGTGATCCGTTTGCTGGGCGAAGATGCCTGGCAATTGCTGGATCAATTGCGCGGCAAACGCCAGACCGGGCGGTCTGCGCGCATGCTGTATGAAGTCTTGGGTGATATCTGGGTCGTGCAGCGCAATCCTTACCTGCAAGACGATATGCTGGATAACCCCAAGCGCAGGCAGGATTTGATTGATGCGCTGAACCACAGGCTGGCTGAAGTTGAAAAGCGCCGTCTCAGCACAGCCAATGACGACGATGCAGAGCGCAGCAATAGCGTAGAGACGCTGGTGCAGGCCGCCCGCAAGGCCGTGGCGGCATTTTCCAAGGAATTTCGTGACACCTATGATTTGCGCAAGAAAGCCAACAGGCTGCTGGCGCGCTTCACTGCAAAAGACAATATCAAGTTCGATGGCCTGAGCCGCGTATCGCATGTGACTGATGCAACCGACTGGCGCGTGGAATACCCCTTCGTCGTGCTGACGCCAGACACCGAAGATGAAATGGCCGGCCTCGTCAAAAGCTGTATAGAGCTGGGCCTGACCATCATCCCGCGTGGCGGTGGCACGGGTTATACCGGCGGCGCGATACCGCTGACGCCTTTGTCGGCAGTCATCAATACTGAGAAACTCGAACAACTGGGCGCTGTCGAAATGACGCGCCTGCCGGGCGTTGATCGCGATTATGCGGTCATCTATTCCGGTGCCGGTGTCGTCACCAAGCGCGTCTCGGATGCTGCTGAAAAAGCCGGCTTTGTATTTGCCGTAGACCCCACCTCGGCCGAAGCTTCATGCATAGGCGGCAATGTCGCCATGAATGCAGGCGGCAAGAAGGCGGTACTGTGGGGCACTGCACTCGACAACCTGGCTTCGTGGCGCATGGTTGATCCTAACGGCGACTGGCTGGAAGTGACACGCCTTGAGCATAATCTCGGCAAAATTCATGATGTGGAAGTGGCCAAGTTCAAGCTCGAATGGACACACCCTGGCGAGAAGCAGCCATTCAAGACCGAGCAACTTGATATCAAGGGCCGCGTCTTCCGCAAAGAAGGTCTGGGCAAGGACGTGACTGACAAGTTCCTCGCGGGTTTGCCAGGTGTGCAAAAAGAAGGTTGCGATGGTCTCATTACATCTGCACGCTGGATCCTGCACAAGATGCCCAAGTTTGCCCGCACCGTCTGCCTGGAATTTTTCGGTCAGGCACGTGATGCGATACCGAGCATCGTTGAAATCAAGGATTACCTCGATAACGAAACCCGCAAGGGCGGCGCTATTCTGGCGGGCCTCGAACATCTGGATGAACGCTATCTGCGCGCGGTCGGTTATACGACCAAATCCAAGCGCGGCGTCTTGCCCAAGATGGCCTTGTTTGGCGACATCGTTGGCGATGATGAAAATGCCGTGGCCCAGGCCGCGTCTGAAGTCATACGCATTGCCAATACCCGCGTCGGTGAAGGCTTTGTTGCCGTCAGCCCAGAGGCACGCAAAAAATTCTGGCTGGACCGCGCCAAGACAGCAGCGATTTCCAAGCATACCAATGCCTTCAAGATCAATGAAGATGTGGTGATACCGCTTAACCGCATGGGTGAATATACCGACGGCATAGAGCGCATCAACATAGAATTATCGATACAAAACAAGCTGGCCTTGCTCGATAGCCTGAAGGGCTTTTTCGCCAAACCCAATCTGCCGCTGGGCAAGAGTGAAGATGCTGCTGGCGATGATATCCCCGCGTCTGAATTGTTGGAAGACCGCGTCAATGAAGCCAATGCCTTGTTACAGGCAGCAGAAGCACGCTGGACTTATCTGCTGAATAATCTCGACAAGCCACTGAGCGCAGCCAAGGCAGAATTGCTGGAACTGGGCCTGGACAAGCTGGAATTTGTCTTCGACGAAAGATTAAAAGCACAGCCTGATGTAACCGTATTTTCCATCGTCCAGGACAGGACAGTGCGGGTATCCTGGAAGACAGAAATCCGTGCACAACTTCGCCAGATTTTCAGCGGCTCTGCCTTCAAGCTGATACTCGATGAATGCGTGGCCGTGCATAAAAAAGTCTTGCGCAGCCGTGTCTTCGTGGCCCTACACATGCATGCAGGGGATGGCAATGTGCATACCAATTTGCCGGTCAATTCTGACGATTATGAAATGCTACAAGTGGCGCATCATGCCGTTGCCCGCATCATGGTGCTGGCCCGTTCACTGAATGGCGTTATCTCGGGCGAACATGGTATAGGTATCACCAAGCTGGAATTCTTGACTGAAGATGAAATCAAGGATTTCCGCTCCTACAAATTACGCATCGATCCTGAAGGCCGCTTCAACAAGGGCAAACTGCTGAACCTGCCAGACTTTGCTGCCGACTTGCGCAATGCCTACACGCCTTCATTTGGCCTGATGGGGCATGAGTCCCTGATCATGCAGCAAAGTGATATCGGTGCGATCGCCAATAGCGTCAAGGACTGTCTGCGTTGCGGCAAGTGCAAACCTGTCTGTGCCACCCATGTGCCTCGTGCGAATTTGCTGTATTCGCCACGTAACAAGATCCTGGCCACATCATTGCTGGTGGAAGCCTTCTTGTATGAAGAACAGACGCGCCGCGGTATCTCTATCAAGCACTGGGAAGAATTTGAAGATGTGGCCGACCACTGTACTGTCTGCCATAAATGCGTAACGCCCTGTCCGGTCGATATCGACTTTGGTGATGTGTCGATGAATATGCGCAATCTCTTGCGCAAGATGGACAAAAAGTCGTTCAACCCCGGCACGGCATCAGCCATGTTCTTTTTAAATGCCAAAGACCCTGCCACCATTAAGGCGGCGCGCCAGGTTATATTTGGCTGGGGTGTGGCAGCACAACGCCTCGGTAATACCGTATTGAAAAAGCTCGCCAAAAAGCAGACCAAGGCACCACCGGCCAGCCTTGGCAAGCCTGTCATACGCGAGCAGGTGATCCACTTCATCAACAAGAAAATGCCGGGCAATCTGCCCAAGAAAACGGCGCGTGCCTTGCTGGATATTGAAGATGACAAGATGGTCCCCATCATCCGCAATCCGCAAACCACGACAGCAGATACGGAAGCCGTGTTCTACTTCCCTGGGTGCGGTTCAGAAAGGCTGTTCTCACAAGTTGGCCTGGCAACCCAGGCGATGTTGTGGAATGTTGGTGTGCAAACCGTGCTGCCGCCAGGTTACCTGTGCTGCGGTTACCCGCAACGCAGTGCCGGCCAGTTCGATAAGGCCGAGAAGATGATCACCGACAACCGCGTGCTGTTCCATCGCATGGCCAACACGCTCAATTATCTGGATATTAAGACTGTGGTCGTCTCTTGCGGCACTTGTTATGACCAGATACAGGGCTATGAATTCGACAAGATATTCCCTGGTTGCCGCATCATCGACATCCATGAATTTTTGCTGGAAAAAGATGTCAAGCTGGCGGCAGTGAATGGCACGCGTTATATGTATCACGACCCCTGCCATACACCGATGAAATTGCAAGACCCGCTGAAAACGGTGAATGCACTGATCACCACGGTTGATGAAGTCAAGATAGAAAAGAATGACCGCTGCTGCGGCGAGGCAGGTACGCTGGCAGTATCGCGCCCTGATATCTCTACCCAGATACGCTTCCGCAAGGAAGAAGAAATGAACAAGGGCGCAGACAAACTGCGCGCTGACGGCTTTACCGGCGACGTCAAAATCCTGACATCCTGCCCGGCCTGTTTGCAAGGTTTGACGCGCTATGATGAAGACTCTGGCACGACTGCCGACTACATCGTCGTCGAAATGGCTAAGCATATCCTCGGGCCAAACTGGATGCCAGAGTATGTCGCCAAAGCCAATAACGGTGGTATAGAAAGGGTGCTGGTGTAA
- a CDS encoding LysR family transcriptional regulator, producing MNLIDLKIFACVARQPSLGAAALELHLTPSAISKALRRLEGDLDTVLFDRSAKQLSLNASGQRMLDFARNMLSMADQARADVRGDDASISCRVAGPAILLWRHAEQLAQAMAAYPVADMHLLSMYEEDALAALARGRLATPWSPAKSCMAALPTGRQTGPVFLWVR from the coding sequence ATGAATCTCATAGACCTCAAAATCTTTGCCTGCGTGGCAAGACAGCCATCGCTGGGAGCAGCGGCGCTGGAGCTGCACCTGACTCCTTCTGCCATTTCCAAGGCCTTGCGCAGGCTGGAGGGCGATCTGGATACGGTCTTGTTTGACCGTTCTGCCAAGCAGCTCAGCCTGAATGCCAGCGGCCAGCGCATGCTGGACTTTGCCCGCAATATGTTATCCATGGCTGACCAGGCCAGGGCCGATGTGCGGGGTGACGACGCCAGCATCAGTTGCCGCGTGGCTGGCCCGGCCATACTGCTGTGGCGGCATGCCGAGCAACTGGCGCAGGCCATGGCGGCTTACCCGGTGGCAGACATGCATTTGCTGAGTATGTATGAAGAAGATGCCCTGGCCGCATTGGCCAGGGGGAGGCTAGCCACGCCCTGGTCACCGGCGAAGTCTTGCATGGCCGCGCTGCCCACTGGTCGGCAGACTGGGCCAGTGTTTCTCTGGGTACGCTGA
- a CDS encoding gamma-butyrobetaine hydroxylase-like domain-containing protein — protein MSIGNPQPTSLNARTQSRVLEVAFDDGKEFSLPFELLRVSSPSAEVRGHGPGQETLQTGKRDVGIVGIEPVGNYAIKPIFSDQHSSGIFTWDYLYWLGENQAQVWQEYLEKLQAAGFAGETGRDAPMPVKGGGSCGTKH, from the coding sequence ATGAGCATAGGTAATCCACAACCCACTTCCCTGAATGCCCGCACCCAATCGCGGGTGCTTGAAGTCGCTTTTGATGATGGCAAGGAGTTTTCTTTGCCCTTTGAATTACTGCGCGTGTCTTCACCCTCTGCCGAAGTGCGTGGTCATGGGCCGGGTCAGGAGACCCTGCAAACAGGCAAGCGCGATGTTGGCATCGTGGGCATAGAGCCAGTCGGTAATTATGCGATCAAGCCTATCTTTTCTGACCAGCACAGCTCGGGGATTTTTACCTGGGATTATTTGTATTGGCTGGGTGAAAACCAGGCTCAGGTCTGGCAGGAATATCTGGAGAAATTGCAGGCGGCGGGGTTTGCCGGAGAGACTGGGCGGGATGCGCCTATGCCTGTGAAGGGTGGGGGGAGTTGTGGGACTAAGCATTGA
- a CDS encoding SCP2 domain-containing protein: MISIAPFVTFINHLLAQEGWAKNKLLPHAGKIACIDLQTMQLRLKVAPDGLLESAAANELAQVTIYVKLSDLPLIAQNRERAFSYVKIEGDADFANTISHLSQNLRWEAEEDLSKLFGDVAAVRMVGFAKSLHQTALETHQKIQENLAEYFLEENPMLVRPQAVQGFSTEVNKTRDDVERLIKRIEKLERMRG; this comes from the coding sequence ATGATCTCCATCGCACCTTTTGTAACTTTTATCAATCATTTACTGGCACAAGAAGGTTGGGCTAAAAACAAGCTCTTGCCGCATGCCGGTAAAATTGCCTGTATAGACTTGCAAACCATGCAGTTGCGCCTCAAAGTGGCGCCAGATGGCTTGCTGGAAAGCGCCGCTGCCAACGAGCTGGCGCAAGTCACCATCTACGTCAAACTCAGCGATTTGCCGTTGATTGCGCAAAACCGTGAGCGTGCTTTTTCTTATGTGAAGATAGAAGGTGACGCAGACTTTGCCAATACCATCTCCCATCTCAGCCAAAACTTGCGCTGGGAAGCGGAAGAAGACTTGAGCAAGCTGTTTGGTGATGTAGCGGCAGTGCGCATGGTAGGCTTTGCAAAATCCCTGCACCAGACTGCACTGGAGACCCATCAAAAAATCCAGGAAAACCTGGCTGAATATTTTTTAGAAGAAAACCCCATGCTGGTCCGGCCTCAGGCCGTGCAGGGCTTTAGTACCGAAGTCAACAAGACGCGGGATGATGTCGAGCGTCTTATCAAGCGCATCGAAAAACTGGAAAGGATGCGCGGATGA
- the ubiB gene encoding ubiquinone biosynthesis regulatory protein kinase UbiB — MILKFLRLAKIIRIAIKYGIDEIAISGLSVPRTARLIDILIFWRDLSAPRGERLRKALEELGPIFVKFGQVLSTRRDLMPPDIADELTHLQDRVPSFDPDLAIAQIKKSLGSHPDQLFASFERVPVASASIAQVHFATLKDGREVAVKVLRPGMKEAIDDDVALMQIAAGWLEALWADGKRLKAKEVVAEFDKYLHDELDLMREAANGSQLRRNFADSDLLLVPEMHWDYCSSSVIVMERMQGIPISQLDKLREAGVDLQKLSRDGVTIFFTQVFRDGFFHADMHPGNILVSTAPATLGRYIALDFGIVGTLNDFDKDYLSQNFLAFFQRDYKRVAEAHIESGWAPKETRVDELEAAVRACCEPIFDRPLKDISFGQVLLRLFQTSRRFNVEVQPQLVLLQKTLLNIEGLGRQLDPDLDLWKTAKPYLERWMSEQVGWRGLIDKLKDEAPRYSHIFPQLPRLAHQALTRAAEPRHSDEMLMALLTEQRRTNRLLRTIVYFGAGLFSGVVVAQLLLHFYFKI, encoded by the coding sequence ATGATATTGAAGTTTCTCAGACTGGCGAAAATCATACGTATCGCCATCAAATATGGCATCGATGAAATTGCGATCTCCGGTCTGTCAGTGCCACGCACGGCACGCCTGATAGACATCCTGATTTTCTGGCGTGACCTGTCAGCACCACGTGGTGAGCGTCTGCGCAAGGCTCTGGAAGAACTGGGTCCCATCTTCGTCAAGTTTGGCCAGGTATTATCAACCCGGCGCGACCTTATGCCGCCGGACATCGCCGATGAACTGACGCACCTGCAAGACCGCGTTCCTTCGTTCGACCCTGACCTGGCAATCGCGCAGATCAAGAAATCCCTGGGCTCACATCCTGACCAGTTGTTTGCCAGTTTCGAGCGTGTGCCAGTCGCTTCTGCGTCCATCGCCCAGGTACATTTCGCCACCTTGAAAGATGGCCGCGAAGTTGCCGTCAAGGTGCTGCGCCCCGGCATGAAAGAAGCCATTGATGATGACGTGGCACTCATGCAGATTGCTGCGGGCTGGCTGGAAGCACTGTGGGCAGATGGCAAACGTCTCAAGGCAAAAGAAGTCGTGGCCGAGTTTGACAAGTATCTGCATGACGAGCTGGACCTCATGCGCGAAGCCGCCAATGGCAGCCAGTTGCGCCGCAATTTTGCCGATTCGGATTTACTACTGGTGCCAGAGATGCATTGGGATTATTGCTCGTCCTCAGTCATCGTCATGGAACGCATGCAGGGCATACCGATTTCGCAACTGGATAAATTGCGCGAAGCCGGTGTTGATTTGCAAAAGCTGTCGCGCGATGGCGTGACCATTTTCTTTACCCAGGTGTTTCGCGATGGCTTTTTCCATGCTGATATGCACCCCGGTAATATTCTGGTATCGACCGCGCCAGCGACGCTGGGCCGTTATATTGCGCTGGATTTCGGTATCGTTGGTACCCTCAATGATTTCGACAAGGATTATCTGTCGCAAAACTTTCTGGCTTTTTTCCAGCGCGACTATAAGCGCGTGGCCGAAGCGCATATAGAATCCGGCTGGGCACCCAAAGAGACACGCGTCGATGAGCTTGAGGCAGCAGTGCGCGCCTGTTGTGAACCTATCTTTGACCGGCCATTGAAAGATATTTCTTTCGGTCAGGTCTTGCTGCGCCTGTTCCAGACTTCACGCCGTTTCAATGTAGAAGTACAACCGCAACTGGTGCTGCTGCAAAAAACGCTGCTCAATATAGAAGGACTGGGCCGTCAGCTTGACCCTGACCTGGACTTGTGGAAAACCGCCAAGCCCTATCTTGAACGCTGGATGAGCGAACAGGTAGGCTGGCGCGGCCTGATAGACAAGCTCAAGGACGAAGCGCCACGCTACAGCCATATCTTCCCGCAATTGCCGCGCCTTGCACATCAGGCCCTGACACGCGCTGCCGAACCCCGGCATAGCGATGAAATGCTGATGGCCTTGTTGACTGAGCAAAGACGCACCAACCGCCTGTTGCGTACGATAGTGTATTTTGGCGCGGGACTGTTCTCTGGTGTCGTGGTGGCGCAATTGCTGCTGCATTTTTATTTCAAAATCTGA
- a CDS encoding NADP-dependent oxidoreductase: MSASLTHLDPAMTSTENLIHQQWIYSRHPTGIVSNEHYELRSQPLDTSLDRDEVLIAARYISVDPYMRINQSSKPTYNPEPHQLNTVQAAGVVGQVLASNAASLKAGDWVFGMTGWQSHARVHVSALTKIDPTIAPVSTALGVLGMPGRTAWFGLTEAGKPHAGEVVVVSGAAGAVGSLVVQFAKRHGAKVLGIAGGAEKCAWLKDKLGADWALDYKTFSNDETLSQEILKLTGGVDVYFDNVGGMVTDAIIPIIKRRARIIICGQISQYNGGLDVPEMGPRLLQHMLYQRATIQGILARDYLHRMDEMLAIVSPWVKAGELVLEETIIDGFEQLPSALNSLFTGEHRGKLLVKV, translated from the coding sequence ATGTCAGCATCTCTTACTCATCTTGATCCCGCCATGACCAGCACTGAAAACCTGATACACCAGCAATGGATATACAGCCGCCATCCAACCGGCATAGTCAGCAACGAGCACTATGAATTGCGCAGCCAGCCTCTCGATACCTCGCTGGACCGCGATGAAGTATTGATAGCCGCCCGCTATATCAGTGTAGACCCCTACATGCGCATCAACCAGTCGTCCAAACCTACCTACAACCCGGAACCGCACCAGCTCAATACCGTGCAAGCTGCTGGCGTAGTCGGCCAGGTGCTGGCATCGAATGCTGCCAGCCTCAAAGCCGGTGACTGGGTATTTGGCATGACAGGCTGGCAAAGCCATGCGCGCGTGCATGTCAGCGCACTGACCAAAATCGACCCTACCATTGCCCCAGTCTCCACAGCGCTGGGCGTACTCGGCATGCCGGGCCGCACCGCCTGGTTTGGCCTGACCGAAGCAGGCAAGCCGCATGCAGGTGAAGTGGTCGTGGTATCTGGAGCAGCCGGTGCAGTTGGCTCACTGGTGGTGCAATTCGCCAAACGCCATGGCGCAAAAGTGTTGGGTATCGCTGGTGGCGCAGAAAAATGCGCTTGGCTGAAGGACAAGCTGGGCGCTGACTGGGCGCTAGATTACAAAACCTTCAGCAATGACGAAACACTGAGCCAGGAGATACTCAAACTCACAGGCGGTGTCGATGTGTATTTCGATAATGTAGGCGGCATGGTCACCGATGCCATTATCCCCATCATCAAGCGCCGCGCCCGCATCATCATCTGCGGCCAGATCAGCCAGTACAACGGCGGCCTTGACGTCCCAGAAATGGGCCCGCGCCTGCTGCAGCACATGCTGTACCAGCGCGCCACTATCCAGGGCATACTCGCGCGCGATTACCTGCACCGCATGGATGAAATGCTGGCCATCGTCTCGCCCTGGGTCAAGGCCGGTGAGCTGGTGCTTGAAGAAACCATCATCGATGGTTTTGAACAATTGCCGAGCGCCCTGAATTCTTTATTCACAGGCGAACATCGCGGCAAATTGCTGGTGAAGGTATAA
- a CDS encoding LysR substrate-binding domain-containing protein — protein MHGRAAHWSADWASVSLGTLRLQLLAGKQHPLLGGAASQPGQSFTSTQVLAHDFVSPARSLFCGKQRGKHSDGWRDDQFPRRIAYWIDDLQLLLAMVRSGKALAYLPDFALDDADLVRLEVTDCGFQCMEEVHLVWNTRNAAQWQRAVVRALTGEN, from the coding sequence TTGCATGGCCGCGCTGCCCACTGGTCGGCAGACTGGGCCAGTGTTTCTCTGGGTACGCTGAGGCTGCAATTGCTGGCGGGCAAACAGCATCCCTTGCTGGGCGGTGCTGCCAGCCAGCCAGGGCAGAGTTTCACCAGTACCCAGGTGCTGGCCCATGATTTTGTCAGCCCTGCGCGCTCCTTGTTTTGCGGCAAGCAACGTGGCAAACACTCTGATGGCTGGCGTGATGACCAGTTCCCGCGCCGCATCGCCTACTGGATAGATGATTTGCAATTGCTGCTGGCCATGGTCAGGTCGGGCAAGGCCCTGGCCTATTTGCCTGACTTTGCCCTCGACGATGCCGATTTGGTGCGGCTTGAAGTGACGGACTGCGGTTTTCAATGCATGGAAGAAGTCCACCTGGTCTGGAATACCAGGAATGCAGCGCAGTGGCAGCGAGCTGTGGTCAGGGCGCTGACAGGGGAAAACTGA
- a CDS encoding HIT family protein: MSIVCELCDASAGDVLVSTDQLRVILVDDANYPGFCRVIWNAHVKEMTDLSADDRNVFMQAVWKLEAAIRAVMQPHKMNVASLGNMVPHLHWHLIPRYTDDAHFPNPIWAAARSDAADQSALDARRNLLPQLRQTIISNFAS; the protein is encoded by the coding sequence ATGAGCATTGTTTGTGAATTATGTGATGCCAGTGCTGGTGATGTCCTCGTCAGCACCGATCAGTTACGCGTCATCCTCGTTGATGACGCCAACTACCCCGGCTTTTGTCGCGTCATCTGGAATGCGCATGTCAAAGAGATGACGGATTTGTCCGCAGACGATAGAAACGTTTTCATGCAAGCCGTCTGGAAGCTGGAAGCCGCTATACGTGCAGTCATGCAACCGCACAAGATGAATGTCGCCAGCCTGGGTAATATGGTGCCGCATCTGCACTGGCATCTGATTCCACGGTATACCGATGATGCGCATTTCCCCAACCCCATCTGGGCTGCTGCGCGCAGTGATGCGGCTGATCAGTCTGCACTGGACGCACGTCGCAACTTGTTGCCGCAATTAAGGCAAACCATTATTTCGAATTTCGCATCATGA
- a CDS encoding Tim44 domain-containing protein, with product MKKFLIAMLVVASTMAMTVSDAEAKRLGGGGSIGRQSNNVTRQATPPSPSNAAKPAAAPAPAAGAPAVTPPKPGIPWKGIAGGLIGGALLGAALSHFGLGGAAASMLGSLLTFALIGFAIFFVIRLFRNKNGQSTGNSFNQPAFAGVPSVTPQPMAFQSNAPVSGGSNADTNANWTIPADFDVPGFLRNAKSYFIRLQAAWDKADINDLREFTTAEMYAELKLQIQERGASPNVTDVVTLNADLLGVETAGADYLASIKFTGMIKEAANAPAEAFNEVWNLSKPVNGQGGWVLAGIQQM from the coding sequence ATGAAAAAGTTTCTGATCGCCATGCTGGTCGTAGCAAGTACGATGGCAATGACAGTCTCTGACGCAGAAGCCAAGCGTCTTGGTGGTGGCGGCTCTATAGGTCGTCAATCCAATAATGTAACGCGTCAGGCTACGCCGCCGTCTCCATCTAACGCGGCCAAACCGGCTGCTGCACCTGCACCTGCTGCCGGTGCACCTGCAGTGACACCTCCCAAACCAGGTATCCCTTGGAAAGGTATAGCCGGTGGCTTGATCGGTGGTGCCTTGCTGGGCGCAGCCTTGTCGCATTTTGGCCTGGGCGGCGCAGCTGCCAGCATGCTGGGTAGCTTGCTGACTTTTGCCCTGATAGGTTTTGCGATTTTCTTCGTGATACGTCTGTTCCGTAACAAGAATGGTCAAAGCACGGGCAATAGTTTTAATCAGCCAGCGTTTGCAGGCGTTCCTTCTGTAACACCGCAGCCTATGGCTTTCCAAAGCAATGCGCCAGTGTCCGGTGGCAGCAATGCTGATACCAATGCCAACTGGACTATTCCGGCTGACTTTGATGTGCCAGGCTTCCTGCGTAATGCAAAAAGCTATTTCATCCGCCTGCAAGCGGCATGGGACAAGGCTGACATTAATGATTTGCGTGAATTCACAACGGCAGAAATGTATGCTGAACTGAAGTTGCAGATTCAGGAACGTGGCGCATCGCCTAATGTCACCGATGTTGTGACTTTGAATGCCGATCTGCTGGGCGTAGAGACTGCAGGTGCCGATTACCTGGCCAGCATCAAGTTCACAGGCATGATCAAGGAAGCTGCCAATGCACCGGCAGAAGCCTTCAATGAAGTCTGGAATCTGTCCAAGCCAGTCAATGGTCAGGGTGGTTGGGTGTTGGCCGGTATTCAACAAATGTAA
- the ubiE gene encoding bifunctional demethylmenaquinone methyltransferase/2-methoxy-6-polyprenyl-1,4-benzoquinol methylase UbiE, which translates to MSNTTHFGYTTVEEDQKVHKVAEVFHSVAAKYDVMNDMMSAGLHRVWKIFTVAQAGVRPGFKVLDIAGGTGDLTKEFVRQAGKTGEVWHTDINESMLRVGRDRLLNKGLITPTLLCDAEKLPFQDNYFDRVTVAFGLRNMTHKDQALAEMQRVLKPGGKLLVLEFSKVPEILQKPYDLYSFKVLPWMGQKIAGDADSYKYLAESIRMHPDQETLKGMMETAGLESVQYFNLTAGVAALHTGIKL; encoded by the coding sequence ATGAGCAATACCACCCATTTTGGTTACACCACCGTAGAAGAAGATCAAAAAGTCCATAAGGTCGCCGAGGTTTTTCATTCCGTCGCCGCCAAATATGATGTCATGAATGACATGATGTCGGCTGGCTTGCACAGGGTCTGGAAGATTTTCACGGTCGCCCAGGCTGGTGTGCGCCCTGGTTTCAAGGTGCTGGATATTGCCGGTGGTACCGGTGATTTGACCAAGGAATTCGTGCGTCAGGCGGGCAAGACCGGTGAGGTCTGGCATACCGATATCAACGAGTCCATGCTCAGGGTAGGGCGTGACCGCCTCTTGAATAAGGGCCTGATCACCCCCACTTTATTATGCGACGCAGAAAAATTACCCTTCCAGGATAATTACTTTGACAGAGTGACCGTGGCGTTTGGTTTGCGCAATATGACACACAAGGATCAGGCACTGGCAGAAATGCAGCGTGTACTGAAACCGGGTGGCAAATTGCTGGTGCTGGAATTTTCCAAGGTTCCAGAAATTTTGCAAAAACCTTATGACCTGTATTCGTTCAAGGTCTTGCCCTGGATGGGGCAAAAGATAGCTGGCGATGCTGACAGCTACAAGTACCTGGCTGAATCGATACGCATGCATCCTGATCAGGAAACCCTGAAGGGCATGATGGAAACAGCAGGTCTGGAAAGTGTGCAATATTTTAATTTGACGGCAGGTGTGGCCGCTTTACACACCGGTATCAAGTTGTAA